The Dioscorea cayenensis subsp. rotundata cultivar TDr96_F1 chromosome 19, TDr96_F1_v2_PseudoChromosome.rev07_lg8_w22 25.fasta, whole genome shotgun sequence genome includes a window with the following:
- the LOC120249264 gene encoding uncharacterized protein LOC120249264, which produces MYADDLILVTIASRKVARFVKLCLQIYGQLTGQVANSAKSEVFFPSWANGRVIQSICAILSFQQGSFPFTYLGVLISPRRLAQTCFRGMVEKVERSIATWHKSNIMHLVNSRDTMLDQISICARNFLWSSSGNRSGMHLVNSRDTMLGRSEGGLSIKNLRFSKVALMAKHAFNYLNLRDTIWVDLIFHKYGCFNVWKDSIPVNCSWFFRGLCRTLIQIKPFLWIKNVNPSDVSFLFDPWLFEIPLAFKPTYLNMDLNLDGFSINDFVVDIHWNLAALQRVFGEQINTEAFRLGSIYASDSSHWVWFPKTPHCSSLSSKVYGQLGKVKTSEFLHALNIGPLELCIFCGLVPETIEHLLHQCPKAQAIWVNVGNLVKKNIAFPEGFAAGQWLVSANGGFSKFVKAVVVATGWLLWKARCNSIFKLEPPQFGLIARRAFALAQEYSYANGRNVGKNLILNNFISLDGPFLFTASFCSRDLELGGAGFLLVNSDYVVSLAGCGPVLINSETDAEIKALSLALQVAGLHGVRFRHIFLSCSALHSSLMTDGVVDDWLAAAVFSGLQSQLCEMDFPSIHVIPRDWNLCAARLASHNVSLHSLSLFFQGRDLPRWLMKVFLANGFRMF; this is translated from the exons ATGTACGCTGATGATTTGATCCTTGTCACTATTGCGTCTCGTAAGGTTGCTCGATTTGTTAAGCTCTGTCTTCAAATTTATGGTCAGTTGACTGGTCAGGTTGCCAATTCTGCGAAGTcggaagtgttctttccttctTGGGCTAATGGGAGGGTTATTCAGAGCATTTGTGCCATTTTGTCCTTTCAGCAGGGTTCCTTTCCTTTTACCTATCTGGGAGTACTTATCTCTCCCAGAAGGCTTGCGCAGACCTGCTTTAGGGGCATGGTTGAGAAAGTTGAGAGATCTATTGCTACTTGGCACAAATCTAATATTATGCACCTAGTTAACAGCAGAGATACTATGCTTGACCAGATTTCTATTTGTGCTAGGAATTTCCTTTGGTCCTCTAGTGGTAATCGTAGTGGCATGCACCTGGTTAACAGCAGAGATACTATGCTTGGTAGATCTGAGGGGGGCCTCTCTATTAAGAATTTGAGGTTTTCTAAAGTGGCTTTGATGGCTAAACATGCTTTTAATTATCTGAATTTGCGGGATACAATTTGGGtggatttaatttttcataaatatggTTGTTTTAATGTTTGGAAGGACTCAATTCCGGTGAATTGTTCGTGGTTTTTTCGGGGTCTTTGTCGTACTTTGATTCAGATTAAACCTTTTCTTTGGATTAAGAATGTTAATCCCAGTGATGTCTCTTTCTTGTTTGATCCTTGGCTGTTTGAAATCCCGTTAGCTTTTAAACCAACCTACCTCAATATGGATTTAAATCTTGATGGTTTCTCTATTAATGATTTTGTGGTGGATATTCACTGGAACTTGGCTGCTCTCCAGAGGGTTTTTGGAGAGCAGATCAATACTGAGGCTTTCCGACTTGGTTCTATATATGCCAGTGACTCTTCACATTGGGTTTGGTTCCCTAAGACCCCTCATTGCAGTAGTCTTTCTAGCAAAGTCTATGGCCAGCTT GGCAAAGTTAAGACTTCTGAGTTCCTTCATGCCTTAAACATTGGCCCTTTGGAGCTTTGTATTTTTTGTGGACTTGTTCCTGAAACTATTGAACATCTTCTTCATCAGTGTCCTAAAGCCCAGGCCATTTGGGTTAATGTTGGTAATTTGGTTAAGAAGAATATTGCTTTCCCAGAAGGTTTTGCTGCAGGCCAGTGGCTTGTCTCTGCTAATGGAGGCTTCTCCAAATTTGTCAAGGCTGTTGTGGTGGCTACCGGCTGGTTACTGTGGAAGGCAAGATGTAATTCCATTTTTAAGTTGGAACCTCCACAGTTTGGACTCATCGCGCGTAGGGCTTTTGCGCTGGCTCAGGAATACTCTTATGCTAACGGCCGGAATGTTGGGAAGAATCTTATACTTAATAATTTTATCAGTTTGGATGGGCCTTTTTTATTTACTGCATCCTTTTGTTCTAGGGATTTGGAGCTGGGGGGTGCCGGTTTCCTTCTTGTTAATTCTGATTATGTGGTATCATTGGCAGGGTGTGGTCCAGTGTTGATTAATTCAGAGACTGATGCTGAGATCAAGGCGCTGTCGTTGGCTCTTCAGGTTGCCGGATTGCATGGAGTGCGTTTCAGGCATATTTTCTTGAGTTGCTCTGCTTTACATTCTTCTCTGATGACGGATGGAGTGGTGGACGACTGGCTTGCTGCTGCTGTTTTCTCCGGCCTTCAGAGTCAGCTTTGTGAGATGGATTTTCCTTCGATCCATGTCATCCCCAGAGATTGGAACCTGTGTGCTGCTCGTCTGGCTAGTCATAATGTTTCTCTGCATTCCCTGTCTTTGTTTTTTCAGGGAAGAGACCTTCCTAGGTGGCTTATGAAGGTTTTCCTTGCTAATGGGTTTAGGATGTTCTAG
- the LOC120249265 gene encoding putative pumilio homolog 10 encodes MENTNAVNLSEITRRFSSLLTSCENSAFPSRTPNTCTLFTRNQEDHHDQVVSTTSLKQQMSASILELGGIRPSWAMTELGTRCLRELLTEGEPQVKDYIFHGVLDSVFEFMKYMHAHRVFKKFLYVCNETRKEMILMRLVQDKTKLLEVAMSPYGRESLRKLIIIMKRSPTLGLVISILASGISDLMIAGNYSSLVNFCLDNLSYEHKLIIFEEIMKNFHIVARHEVGCIWLKRLIEELTGTQRIILLDAVIRNCRGLSRDPYGNFVVLHVLKLEDPSIDEAICSRIKEDMEELSIMKSGSYVVEKCMRSSAGKLLLEKLANIRLREVEKIARNFYGNYVIQTAIQVLNKGDELRNKLEFLIAGINRPWFRTSLMS; translated from the exons ATGGAGAATACAAACGCAGTAAACCTTTCAGAAATCACAAGAAGGTTCAGTTCTCTCTTAACCAGCTGTGAGAACTCCGCTTTCCCTTCAAGAACTCCAAATACATGTACTTTGTTTACAAGAAATCAAGAAGACCACCATGATCAAGTAGTGAGCACAACAAGTCTGAAGCAACAGATGAGTGCATCAATACTGGAATTGGGGGGGATCAGACCTTCATGGGCAATGACTGAATTGGGCACCAGGTGCTTGAGGGAACTCTTAACAGAGGGAGAACCACAAGTTAAGGATTATATATTTCATGGAGTTCTGGACTCTGTGTTTGAGTTCATGAAGTACATGCATGCTCACAGGGTGTTTAAGAAGTTCTTGTACGTCTGCAATGAAACTAGGAAGGAAATGATTTTGATGCGCTTGGTTCAAGATAAAACCAAACTATTGGAAGTTGCAATGAGTCCTTATGG GAGAGAATCTTTGAGGAAGCTTATTATCATTATGAAGAGATCTCCAACTCTAGGTTTAGTGATAAGTATTCTTGCTTCTGGTATCTCTGATTTGATGATTGCTGGAAATTACTCTTCTTTGGTGAACTTTTGCCTTGACAATCTGAGTTATGAGCACAAATTG ATAATTTTTGAAGAGATTATGAAAAACTTTCACATAGTTGCAAGGCATGAAGTGGGATGTATATGGCTAAAAAGGTTAATAGAAGAGTTGACAGGAACTCAAAGAATAATACTCTTGGATGCAGTTATAAGAAACTGCCGTGGACTTTCTAGAGATCCTTATGG GAACTTTGTAGTTCTACATGTTCTGAAACTAGAAGATCCAAGTATTGATGAAGCTATATGCTCAAGAATTAAGGAAGACATGGAGGAGCtttcaataatgaaatcagGGAGTTATGTTGTGGAGAAATGCATGAGATCCTCAGCAGGGAAGTTACTTCTTGAAAAACTGGCAAATATCAGGCTAAGAGAGGTAGAGAAAATTGCAAGGAATTTTTATGGAAACTATGTCATTCAAACAGctattcaagttttgaataaG GGTGATGAACTTCGAAATAAGCTAGAGTTTTTGATTGCTGGAATCAATCGTCCATGGTTCAGAACAAGTTTGATGAGTTGA
- the LOC120250532 gene encoding polyol transporter 5-like → MAKPLKPKRNKYAILCAALASMNSIILGYDVAVISGAALFIKDDLKIDDTKLEILAGIINIYSLIGSLAAGRTSDWIGRRYTIVLASAIFFTGALIMGLAPNYALLMVGRFIAGIGVGYGLMIAPVYTAEVSPTSARGFLTSFPEVFINFGILLGYISNFAYANLPEHLAWRMMFLTGAIPPIFLGVGVLAMPESPRWLVMQGRLGEAGRVLGRTSDTPEEAKLRLAEIKEAAGIPESCTEEVVEVPKSKSSGEGVWKELLISPTPSVRRILVAGIGLQFFQQASGIDSVVLYGPRVFEKAGFQTQSRTKLLAATVSIGFTKTIFILVATFLLDRVGRRPLLLTSAGGMVVSLTMLATGLFVIDHHTEKLPWAVGLCVSMVLCFVAFFSIGLGPIAWVYSSEIFPLRLRAQGTSMGTATNRIMSGVITMTFISLYKAITIAGSFYLYAGVATAGWLFFYTFLPETKGRSLEEVGELFGGKRLERKAEAELVHGDVVEEPVKKSVQPV, encoded by the exons ATGGCGAAGCCACTGAAACCAAAGAGAAACAAATATGCCATTTTGTGTGCCGCTCTTGCTTCCATGAACTCAATCATCTTAGGCTATG ATGTTGCAGTGATCAGTGGAGCTGCACTCTTCATCAAAGATGATCTAAAGATAGATGACACAAAGCTAGAAATCCTAGCAGGGATCATCAACATCTACTCACTCATCGGCTCACTCGCCGCCGGCAGGACTTCAGACTGGATAGGTCGGAGATACACTATAGTATTAGCATCGGCCATCTTTTTCACAGGAGCTCTAATCATGGGTCTTGCTCCAAACTACGCCCTCCTCATGGTCGGCCGTTTCATCGCCGGCATCGGTGTTGGTTATGGTCTCATGATAGCTCCAGTTTACACTGCTGAAGTCTCACCAACTTCAGCTCGTGGTTTCCTAACCTCCTTCCCTGAAGTCTTCATCAACTTTGGCATTCTCCTTGGTTATATCTCCAACTTCGCCTATGCTAATCTCCCTGAACATCTTGCATGGAGAATGATGTTCTTAACAGGCGCAATACCACCCATTTTCCTCGGCGTTGGCGTGCTCGCCATGCCGGAATCTCCACGGTGGCTTGTCATGCAAGGCCGTTTAGGCGAAGCCGGTCGTGTGCTAGGCAGAACATCAGACACACCGGAAGAAGCCAAGCTCCGGCTTGCCGAGATCAAAGAAGCAGCCGGAATACCTGAGAGCTGCACCGAGGAAGTGGTGGAGGTGCCGAAAAGCAAGAGTAGTGGGGAGGGAGTTTGGAAAGAACTCTTGATATCTCCAACGCCTTCTGTCCGGCGTATACTCGTCGCCGGCATTGGCCTGCAGTTCTTCCAGCAAGCCTCTGGTATCGACTCCGTCGTGCTCTATGGACCCCGGGTGTTCGAAAAAGCCGGCTTTCAAACACAGTCAAGAACTAAGCTCTTAGCTGCCACCGTCTCTATAGGTTTTACTAAAACTATATTCATATTAGTAGCAACGTTCCTTCTTGATCGAGTTGGCCGGAGGCCATTGTTGCTTACTAGTGCTGGTGGAATGGTTGTTTCCCTCACAATGCTCGCCACCGGGTTGTTTGTGATAGACCATCACACTGAGAAGCTGCCATGGGCTGTGGGGCTATGCGTTAGCATGGTTTTGTGTTTCGTGGCCTTCTTCTCCATCGGTCTTGGACCCATCGCTTGGGTTTATAGCTCGGAGATCTTTCCCTTAAGGCTGAGAGCTCAAGGAACCAGCATGGGAACAGCCACAAATAGAATAATGAGTGGAGTTATCACAATGACCTTTATATCTCTTTACAAAGCGATCACCATTGCCGGGAGCTTCTATCTCTACGCCGGTGTTGCGACGGCAGGATGGCTGTTTTTCTATACTTTCTTGCCGGAGACGAAGGGAAGGAGCTTGGAGGAGGTGGGGGAGCTGTTTGGTGGTAAGAGGTTGGAGAGAAAGGCAGAAGCTGAGCTTGTTCATGGTGATGTAGTTGAAGAACCAGTGAAGAAGAGTGTTCAACCAGTttga
- the LOC120250533 gene encoding uncharacterized protein LOC120250533, producing the protein MKKVQTFSFPMASPSFLSATLRLCDPPFIHLSIRPLLSFQLQTPKSLPRIHADSSSSLDLPKPISSGEIGGSESSLLSSIMNDSEKMTFGGCSSDSIGRSDTQLNSYTDGTSQQRISIKNNVGEILMGILHEAGSDDLVILCHGFRSSKESKTIVNLAKALVEERFSVYRFDFAGNGESEGSFQYGNYRREVEDLRAVILYFQKQNRKVCAIAGHSKGGNVVLLYASVYNDIPRVVNISGRFNLKRGIEDRLGKDYMRRIKENGFIDVKDKFGAFLYKVTEESLVDRLTTDLLTACLSIDQKCRVMTVHGSDDDIVPSEDAYEFANHIFIHKLHIIEGADHKYMTHQDQLAKLVLDFVKSDLKEDDSA; encoded by the exons ATGAAAAAGGTCCAAACCTTTTCTTTTCCCATGGCTTCTCCTTCATTCCTCTCTGCTACCCTTCGTCTCTGCGATCCCCCTTTCATCCATCTCTCCATTAGACCTTTGCTCTCATTCCAGCTCCAAACCCCCAAATCTCTCCCGAGAATCCACGCCGACTCGTCATCTTCTCTGGATCTCCCGAAACCTATCTCTTCCGGCGAG ATCGGAGGATCGGAGTCTTCATTGTTATCATCCATCATGAATGATTCCGAGAAG ATGACCTTTGGAGGTTGTTCTAGTGATTCAATTGGGAGAAGTGACACTCAATTGAACTCATACACCGACGGTACTTCACAACAGAGGATATCAATAAAGAACAATGTTGGGGAGATTCTTATGGGAATTTTACATGAAGCTGGTTCGGATGATCTTGTCATTCTGTGCCATGGATTTAGATCCTCAAAGGAGAGCAAGACCATAGTGAACCTTGCTAAGGCATTGGTAGAAGAAAGATTCAGTGTCTACCGCTTTGATTTTGCTGGAAATGGCGAAAGTGAAGGCTCATTTCAGTACGGTAACTATCGAAGAGAGGTTGAAGATTTGCGTGCAGTGATACTATATTTTCAGAAACAGAACCGGAAAGTGTGTGCTATTGCTGGTCATAGCAAAGGGGGGAATGTAGTCCTGTTATATGCTTCTGTTTATAACGACATTCCTCGGGTTGTTAACATCTCCGGCAGGTTTAATCTGAAGAGAGGAATCGAAGATCGATTGGGGAAAGATTACATGAGAAGAATCAAAGAAAATGGATTCATCGATGTTAAGGACAAGTTTGGAGCTTTCCTTTATAAGGTGACCGAAGAAAGCCTTGTCGATCGTTTAACTACTGATTTGCTTACTGCATGCCTTTCAATTGATCAAAAGTGCAGGGTTATGACAGTTCATGGTTCAGATGATGATATTGTACCATCCGAAGATGCTTATGAGTTTGCAAATCACATTTTTATCCACAAGCTTCATATTATAGAGGGGGCTGATCATAAATACATGACACACCAAGATCAGTTGGCCAAACTTGTACTGGACTTCGTCAAATCAGATTTAAAGGAAGATGACTCTGCATAG
- the LOC120250535 gene encoding stress-associated endoplasmic reticulum protein 2-like, with product MTTSRRIADKKIAAFQKNIIKRGSVPETRAKKGSDYPVGPVMLGFFIFVVIGSSIFQFIRMATGGGAA from the exons ATG ACGACCTCAAGGCGGATTGCAGACAAAAAAATAGCAGCTTTTCAGAAGAATATCATAAAGAGGGGTTCTGTTCCTGAGACGAGGGCAAAGAAGGGATCTGACTATCCTGTTGGACCAGTTATGCTTGGCTTCTTCATCTTTGTGGTCATCGGATCCT CCATCTTTCAGTTTATCCGAATGGCCACGGGTGGCGGGGCAGCTTGA
- the LOC120250534 gene encoding dehydrodolichyl diphosphate synthase complex subunit NUS1-like isoform X2, with translation MDSGYGILNTFAPCLLSIWSSIIWRFCMGVFWYSLRLLLRVVHIGQDLTHTIFCYSISNGLINKYKNLDLHNLRCLAVVIDSEDAKNIGKIKKLLHSLSKIGAMNVILYDTKGVLKKYMASSKLFCNAKTTCFDADRRTVTLILHGDQITIEFLSFSDNKEIISKAANFLCSRQLKSNLLAPHKIEPVFTDTDLLNALKMAGCGGLHPDLLLVYGPARCHLGFPAWRLRYTEIIYDHEFNFRYMGPLKSMKHGAIVKAVYDFSNRNKN, from the exons atggatTCAGGTTATGGTATCCTGAATACTTTTGCTCCATGTCTACTG AGCATCTGGAGTTCAATCATTTGGAGGTTTTGCATGGGTGTATTTTGGTACTCTCTTCGGCTCCTTCTCAGAGTTGTGCATATTGGGCAAGATCTCACTCACACCATCTTTTGTTATTCAATTTCAAACGGGTTGATAAATAAGTATAAGAACTTGGACTTGCATAATCTTCGATGTCTAGCTGTCGTCATTGACAGTGAAGATGCAAAGAATATCGGAAAAATCAAGAAGCTTttgcactctttgtcaaagatTGGCGCAATGAATGTAATCTTGTATGACACCAAAG GCGTGCTGAAAAAGTACATGGCATCTTCAAAGCTTTTCTGTAATGCAAAAACTACCTGCTTT GATGCCGATCGAAGAACTGTGACTTTGATTCTACATGGAGATCAAATAACAATAGAATTTCTATCCTTTTCCGATAACAAAGAGATAATCAGTAAAGCTGCTAATTTCCTCTGTTCAAGACAATTGAAAAGCAATTTACTTGCACCCCATAAAATAGAACCTGTTTTTACTGATACTGACTTGTTAAATGCTCTGAAGATGGCAG GTTGTGGAGGATTGCATCCTGATCTACTTCTTGTTTATGGACCTGCTAGATGTCACTTAGGCTTTCCTGCATGGAGATTGCGATACACCGAAATTAT ATATGATCATGAATTTAATTTCAGGTATATGGGACCATTGAAATCTATGAAACATGGTGCCATTGTGAAGGCTGTTTATGATTTCTCAAACAGGAACAAGAACTAG
- the LOC120250534 gene encoding dehydrodolichyl diphosphate synthase complex subunit NUS1-like isoform X3 produces the protein MDSGYGILNTFAPCLLQSIWSSIIWRFCMGVFWYSLRLLLRVVHIGQDLTHTIFCYSISNGLINKYKNLDLHNLRCLAVVIDSEDAKNIGKIKKLLHSLSKIGAMNVILYDTKGVLKKYMASSKLFCNAKTTCFDADRRTVTLILHGDQITIEFLSFSDNKEIISKAANFLCSRQLKSNLLAPHKIEPVFTDTDLLNALKMAGCGGLHPDLLLVYGPARCHLGFPAWRLRYTEIMYMGPLKSMKHGAIVKAVYDFSNRNKN, from the exons atggatTCAGGTTATGGTATCCTGAATACTTTTGCTCCATGTCTACTG CAGAGCATCTGGAGTTCAATCATTTGGAGGTTTTGCATGGGTGTATTTTGGTACTCTCTTCGGCTCCTTCTCAGAGTTGTGCATATTGGGCAAGATCTCACTCACACCATCTTTTGTTATTCAATTTCAAACGGGTTGATAAATAAGTATAAGAACTTGGACTTGCATAATCTTCGATGTCTAGCTGTCGTCATTGACAGTGAAGATGCAAAGAATATCGGAAAAATCAAGAAGCTTttgcactctttgtcaaagatTGGCGCAATGAATGTAATCTTGTATGACACCAAAG GCGTGCTGAAAAAGTACATGGCATCTTCAAAGCTTTTCTGTAATGCAAAAACTACCTGCTTT GATGCCGATCGAAGAACTGTGACTTTGATTCTACATGGAGATCAAATAACAATAGAATTTCTATCCTTTTCCGATAACAAAGAGATAATCAGTAAAGCTGCTAATTTCCTCTGTTCAAGACAATTGAAAAGCAATTTACTTGCACCCCATAAAATAGAACCTGTTTTTACTGATACTGACTTGTTAAATGCTCTGAAGATGGCAG GTTGTGGAGGATTGCATCCTGATCTACTTCTTGTTTATGGACCTGCTAGATGTCACTTAGGCTTTCCTGCATGGAGATTGCGATACACCGAAATTAT GTATATGGGACCATTGAAATCTATGAAACATGGTGCCATTGTGAAGGCTGTTTATGATTTCTCAAACAGGAACAAGAACTAG
- the LOC120250534 gene encoding dehydrodolichyl diphosphate synthase complex subunit NUS1-like isoform X1 — MDSGYGILNTFAPCLLQSIWSSIIWRFCMGVFWYSLRLLLRVVHIGQDLTHTIFCYSISNGLINKYKNLDLHNLRCLAVVIDSEDAKNIGKIKKLLHSLSKIGAMNVILYDTKGVLKKYMASSKLFCNAKTTCFDADRRTVTLILHGDQITIEFLSFSDNKEIISKAANFLCSRQLKSNLLAPHKIEPVFTDTDLLNALKMAGCGGLHPDLLLVYGPARCHLGFPAWRLRYTEIIYDHEFNFRYMGPLKSMKHGAIVKAVYDFSNRNKN; from the exons atggatTCAGGTTATGGTATCCTGAATACTTTTGCTCCATGTCTACTG CAGAGCATCTGGAGTTCAATCATTTGGAGGTTTTGCATGGGTGTATTTTGGTACTCTCTTCGGCTCCTTCTCAGAGTTGTGCATATTGGGCAAGATCTCACTCACACCATCTTTTGTTATTCAATTTCAAACGGGTTGATAAATAAGTATAAGAACTTGGACTTGCATAATCTTCGATGTCTAGCTGTCGTCATTGACAGTGAAGATGCAAAGAATATCGGAAAAATCAAGAAGCTTttgcactctttgtcaaagatTGGCGCAATGAATGTAATCTTGTATGACACCAAAG GCGTGCTGAAAAAGTACATGGCATCTTCAAAGCTTTTCTGTAATGCAAAAACTACCTGCTTT GATGCCGATCGAAGAACTGTGACTTTGATTCTACATGGAGATCAAATAACAATAGAATTTCTATCCTTTTCCGATAACAAAGAGATAATCAGTAAAGCTGCTAATTTCCTCTGTTCAAGACAATTGAAAAGCAATTTACTTGCACCCCATAAAATAGAACCTGTTTTTACTGATACTGACTTGTTAAATGCTCTGAAGATGGCAG GTTGTGGAGGATTGCATCCTGATCTACTTCTTGTTTATGGACCTGCTAGATGTCACTTAGGCTTTCCTGCATGGAGATTGCGATACACCGAAATTAT ATATGATCATGAATTTAATTTCAGGTATATGGGACCATTGAAATCTATGAAACATGGTGCCATTGTGAAGGCTGTTTATGATTTCTCAAACAGGAACAAGAACTAG